Proteins from a single region of Edaphobacter bradus:
- a CDS encoding TonB-dependent receptor, giving the protein MYLRAALKFLFLFFLALGAAVANAQQTGATVSGTISDPDGAVIPGATVTLTPASGKGAVTKSQNDGSYVIRNLSPSTYSLTVTMQGFTTVVKQGLRIAAGQSLTIDTKMTVQAASQEVQVSAQSAQVSVDQDSNASSTVIKGKDLDALSDDPDELSSELSALAGPAAGPNGGQIYVDGFTGGQLPPKSSIREIRVNQNPFSAQYDRLGYGRVEVFTKPGTDKLHGSFQLNGNDSSFNTGNPLLDPTAVQPPYHTVFGFGSITGPISPIASFTLSASRRSIQDNTIVNGQILANPASPTMICNPGDLSCVSTSYQYANPFPQTRLDVSPRVDLALGEKNTLTTRFQLYQSSQTNNGVGGFDLPSTGYNIDSSEYELQVSDTQVLSSRVINETRFELGRNRDTQRAQSTDPTVIVSGAFTSGGSNSGTVSTHQNRLEVQNYTSVQLAKNFMRFGGRLRVNQESTSTTAGTNGKFTYASLDDYKNGKLSQFSLTQVNAPSRATIADVGLYFEDDWKVQPNLTVTYGIRYETQNYLGEHHDFAPRVSFAYGLGSSKGSPKTVLRGGFGLFYDRYQISNIMTTVQSDGVRQQQLINKSPNPACSPGNMTAAACGTPTTANTTTFTAAPNLRTPYTVQFGIGVDQQLFRGATISVNYLNAHGVHQFLSQNVSYGTPAPTQYQYQSEGVFRQNQLMTNVNIRSSRYFTLFGYYALNFANADTAGISYFPSQPGNIGADYGRAQFDVRNRLFVGGNATAPYRITLSPFIVAQSGTPYNVTIGTDRNNDSVFNDRPAFLPGKTSANCSDASSFYVPDPSVTSYTQIPINYCTGPALFTMNLRVSKTFGFGPETARDQGGQGGRGGPGGDRGRGGPGGPGGIFGGGVSTGRRYNLSFGATFLNLFDTENLSTPVGVLKSAELFGHSTQLAGNIYTSNAATRRILLQMSLNF; this is encoded by the coding sequence ATGTATCTTCGCGCAGCATTGAAGTTTCTTTTTCTCTTTTTTCTTGCCTTGGGGGCTGCGGTCGCAAACGCGCAGCAGACGGGAGCGACGGTGAGTGGCACGATCTCCGACCCTGATGGAGCGGTGATTCCGGGGGCGACGGTCACCTTGACTCCTGCCTCGGGGAAAGGAGCAGTCACGAAGTCGCAGAACGATGGCAGCTACGTCATTCGTAACCTGTCGCCCAGCACTTACTCTCTGACCGTGACGATGCAGGGCTTCACGACCGTCGTAAAGCAGGGGCTGCGCATCGCGGCAGGGCAATCGCTGACGATCGATACGAAGATGACGGTGCAGGCGGCTTCGCAGGAGGTCCAGGTCTCGGCACAGTCGGCGCAGGTCAGTGTCGATCAGGACAGCAACGCGAGTTCGACGGTCATCAAGGGCAAGGACCTCGATGCATTGTCGGATGATCCGGACGAGTTGTCGTCCGAGTTGTCGGCACTCGCGGGACCAGCGGCAGGGCCGAACGGCGGCCAGATCTATGTCGATGGATTCACGGGCGGCCAACTCCCGCCGAAGTCCTCGATCCGCGAGATCCGCGTCAACCAGAACCCGTTTTCAGCGCAGTACGACAGGCTGGGCTACGGGCGCGTGGAGGTCTTCACCAAGCCGGGTACGGACAAGCTCCATGGCTCGTTCCAACTCAACGGAAACGACTCTTCGTTCAACACCGGCAATCCGCTCCTGGATCCCACTGCCGTTCAGCCTCCGTATCACACGGTCTTCGGCTTCGGCAGCATCACTGGACCGATCTCGCCGATCGCATCCTTTACGTTGTCGGCGTCGCGGCGCTCAATCCAGGACAATACGATCGTCAACGGACAGATCTTGGCGAATCCGGCGTCTCCGACCATGATCTGCAACCCAGGAGATCTGAGCTGCGTCTCGACCTCCTATCAGTACGCCAATCCCTTTCCGCAGACGCGGCTGGACGTCAGCCCGCGCGTGGACCTCGCGCTCGGTGAGAAGAACACCTTAACGACACGGTTCCAGCTCTATCAGAGCTCACAGACAAATAATGGCGTAGGCGGATTCGATCTGCCCTCGACCGGCTACAACATCGACAGCTCTGAGTATGAACTGCAGGTAAGCGATACGCAGGTTCTGAGTTCACGCGTCATCAATGAGACTCGCTTCGAGCTGGGACGCAACCGGGATACGCAGAGGGCGCAGAGCACGGATCCGACTGTGATCGTCTCCGGAGCGTTTACGTCAGGCGGTTCGAACTCCGGCACCGTCTCAACGCACCAGAATCGTCTCGAGGTGCAGAACTACACCTCGGTCCAGTTGGCGAAGAACTTCATGCGCTTTGGCGGCAGGCTGCGTGTGAATCAGGAGTCAACCAGCACGACCGCGGGAACTAACGGCAAATTCACCTATGCCAGCCTGGATGACTATAAGAACGGAAAGCTGAGCCAGTTCAGCCTGACGCAGGTCAACGCTCCGAGCAGAGCGACGATAGCCGATGTCGGACTGTACTTTGAGGACGACTGGAAGGTGCAGCCCAACCTGACCGTGACCTACGGGATCCGGTACGAGACGCAGAACTATCTCGGCGAGCACCACGACTTTGCGCCTCGCGTCTCGTTCGCCTACGGGCTGGGTAGTTCGAAGGGGTCGCCGAAGACGGTGCTGCGCGGCGGATTCGGTCTGTTCTACGACCGCTATCAGATTTCGAACATCATGACGACGGTGCAGAGTGATGGCGTCCGGCAGCAACAGTTGATCAATAAATCTCCAAATCCGGCTTGCTCCCCAGGCAACATGACTGCGGCTGCTTGCGGTACGCCGACCACGGCCAACACAACAACGTTTACAGCGGCACCCAATCTTCGTACTCCCTATACGGTGCAGTTTGGGATCGGCGTAGATCAGCAGCTTTTCCGCGGGGCGACGATCTCGGTCAACTACCTGAATGCTCACGGAGTGCATCAGTTCCTGAGCCAGAACGTCAGCTATGGGACGCCGGCCCCGACGCAGTATCAATACCAGTCGGAAGGCGTGTTCCGGCAGAATCAGCTGATGACGAACGTCAACATCCGTAGCAGCCGGTACTTCACCCTGTTTGGCTACTACGCGCTGAACTTCGCGAACGCGGACACGGCGGGCATCAGCTACTTCCCATCGCAGCCGGGCAATATCGGCGCCGACTACGGGCGGGCGCAGTTCGATGTGCGTAACCGGCTGTTCGTTGGAGGCAACGCGACGGCGCCCTACCGGATCACGCTGAGTCCGTTTATCGTGGCGCAGTCGGGGACCCCGTATAACGTCACGATCGGCACAGACCGGAACAACGACAGCGTCTTCAACGACCGCCCTGCATTTCTGCCTGGGAAGACCTCGGCAAACTGCTCGGACGCAAGCAGCTTCTATGTGCCGGATCCGAGTGTCACCAGCTATACGCAGATTCCGATCAATTACTGCACCGGCCCCGCCTTGTTTACGATGAATCTGCGCGTTTCCAAGACCTTCGGGTTTGGACCTGAGACCGCTCGCGACCAGGGTGGGCAGGGTGGGCGCGGCGGACCCGGTGGCGATCGCGGGCGCGGCGGACCTGGAGGACCCGGCGGAATATTTGGCGGAGGCGTGAGCACTGGCCGGCGGTACAACCTTTCTTTCGGCGCTACGTTCCTGAACCTGTTCGACACGGAGAACTTATCGACACCGGTGGGAGTCTTGAAGTCGGCTGAGCTGTTCGGACACTCGACACAACTGGCAGGCAACATCTATACCAGCAATGCAGCGACGCGCCGCATTCTGCTGCAGATGTCATTGAACTTCTAG
- a CDS encoding cystathionine gamma-lyase codes for MREATKIIRSTLTPTKPGEPLHSGPVFAAPYHAPGDASQTPYTYARSHNPTWTHLEKAIGQMESGADYRAHALVFASGMAATTAVFGALLRPGDTVVLPANAYYAARVLAQEYFAKMGITLRLAPTANNAQAEHLEGAKLLWIETPSNPTMEVCDIAALCDAAHKAGALVAVDNTTPTPLGQLPLALGADLSVASDTKAMTGHSDILLGHVAVRDLELRQKIDQWRTLTGGILGPMEAWLALRSIATLPLRLERSCQNAQRIAEFVSTRAEVESVLYPGLPMHPGHAIAAKQMRYFGPVLSFILRNKAAAETFLAKSKLLTEATSFGGVSTSAERRARWGGDDIAEGFIRLSAGCEDIEDLLEDIAQALDAIKQ; via the coding sequence ATGCGCGAAGCCACAAAGATCATTCGCTCCACGCTCACTCCCACCAAACCCGGCGAACCTCTTCACTCCGGCCCTGTCTTCGCTGCGCCGTACCACGCGCCCGGCGACGCCTCGCAGACTCCCTACACCTACGCCCGCTCGCACAACCCCACGTGGACGCATCTCGAGAAGGCCATCGGCCAAATGGAGTCCGGCGCGGATTACCGCGCCCACGCGCTTGTCTTCGCCTCCGGCATGGCCGCCACCACAGCGGTCTTCGGAGCGCTGCTGCGCCCCGGCGACACCGTGGTTCTGCCCGCAAACGCCTACTACGCCGCCCGCGTCCTCGCGCAGGAGTACTTCGCGAAGATGGGCATCACGCTCCGCCTCGCGCCCACAGCCAACAACGCGCAGGCGGAGCACCTCGAAGGCGCGAAGCTGCTCTGGATCGAGACCCCCAGCAATCCCACGATGGAGGTCTGCGACATCGCAGCGCTCTGCGACGCTGCGCACAAGGCCGGCGCTCTCGTCGCCGTCGACAACACCACGCCCACGCCGCTCGGCCAGCTCCCGCTTGCACTCGGGGCCGATCTCTCCGTCGCTTCAGACACCAAGGCGATGACCGGCCATAGCGACATCCTCCTCGGCCACGTCGCCGTGCGCGATCTCGAACTGCGCCAGAAGATCGACCAGTGGCGCACACTCACCGGCGGCATCCTCGGACCCATGGAGGCCTGGCTAGCCCTGCGCTCCATCGCCACGCTGCCGCTGCGGCTCGAGCGCTCCTGCCAGAACGCCCAGCGCATCGCGGAGTTCGTCAGCACTCGCGCAGAGGTCGAGAGCGTCCTCTACCCCGGCCTGCCTATGCATCCCGGCCACGCCATCGCCGCAAAGCAGATGCGCTACTTCGGCCCCGTGCTCAGCTTCATCCTTCGCAACAAGGCCGCCGCCGAAACCTTCCTCGCAAAATCGAAGCTCCTCACCGAGGCCACCAGCTTCGGCGGCGTCTCCACCTCCGCCGAGCGCCGCGCCCGCTGGGGAGGCGACGACATCGCCGAGGGCTTCATCCGCCTGAGCGCCGGCTGCGAGGACATCGAAGACCTCCTCGAAGACATCGCTCAGGCGTTGGACGCAATCAAACAGTGA
- a CDS encoding protein-tyrosine phosphatase family protein — MPRPRGGDGLEDEMLALHQAGIDVVVSMLESEEAADLGLQEEENAAVNAGISFINFPVPDRNVPLHVENFVKFLSELESELAAGRRIGIHCRASIGRSSVVAVSLLIRSGVSSEAAWTQVSIARGYPVPDTNEQRSWVNLNMKANPS, encoded by the coding sequence GTGCCCAGACCCAGAGGCGGCGACGGGCTGGAAGATGAGATGTTGGCTCTTCACCAGGCCGGAATTGATGTTGTCGTCTCTATGCTCGAAAGCGAAGAGGCTGCGGACTTGGGATTGCAGGAAGAAGAAAATGCCGCTGTTAATGCGGGAATTTCCTTCATTAATTTTCCTGTTCCGGATCGGAACGTCCCACTCCATGTTGAAAACTTCGTGAAATTCCTGTCCGAACTTGAAAGTGAATTAGCAGCTGGCAGACGGATAGGTATTCACTGCCGCGCTAGTATAGGCCGATCTTCGGTTGTCGCTGTCAGTTTACTGATCCGATCCGGAGTTTCATCGGAGGCGGCGTGGACACAAGTATCCATAGCTCGCGGATATCCTGTCCCTGACACAAATGAACAGCGTTCCTGGGTCAACCTCAACATGAAGGCGAACCCCTCATGA